In the Diadema setosum chromosome 11, eeDiaSeto1, whole genome shotgun sequence genome, CTGGTGATGTTACTTACCCAGCATGCACTGCCTGTTACACCAAGCTTGTAAAGATTAGTGAGCCAGAGTTCTCTAAGTAAGTCTCCAATAACTGTGTTAAGTTGGATAAGAAGAATACTGAATGTAAACAGTTGAAGtgcaacatacaatgtactttcaattCATCATACTATCACAAGGAAAAACATTGACTGTGCATAGATTTGATGCAGATCTTAATGACATCTGTGTGCTGTCATATAATACTATGTTGTTGCCAATATGTGTACATTTGAATCAACAAAGTCACAGCTATTGATTATTTATTATACTCCTAAATGAGTGGCTGTGAAGCAAAAGCAGCAATAAgattcaaaacaaaaagaaaaagaaagtatttgCTTGCGCAGGCTCCTAGTGTGCATATACGTACACTAAATGTAATTTCATGGATATAATGAATGTGAAATACAAATCTACTAATGTACCACCAAACTGTATATTTATCCAGATTACAGTGTGCAAGATGTGGCAAAGTGTACACAGATCATGAAACAACTCACCGCTACAGACTGGGACTGAGTGTCGTGGATCGTATTGTGTGTAGAGAGATTACAGTCTTCGGCTCCTGTTTGGATGCTGTCTTCGGGATAGATGCTACCAGTCTGTCAAGGTAAAACTGgagaaaaatatcaaatcaaaatcctAGAGCTGGTTAATGTTGCATAAATTGTACACTTATACTGATGAGTCATTTCAAAGAAATAGATTCTTTGTCCAGTGGAAATACTTACTGAAAGTAAAGACATGTTCTTGttaaacatatgtgacccgctacaacaaaaggatccgaaagtcgggggaggacaattttctgaaaatggcatgacataaTTCTcctactcttctactttaatttcatatataacacaactcGTGAAAGTACtcagttgcggagatatcgatgattttattagcgcatgtcaagtggttgaggaaatcagagtttcaagaaaaaagccttcaaagttttccttccgacgttatcatgatcaaggggaggcgagacagttttcaccgcttgacaataagccagttcggagttagctcataggcacattggtccgaatgacctttcttttttctcagtcggttaaggggctcttcactcgttttcagagcgacataatgcataagctttacgtaacgaTTTACACATTTATGGTATTCATCAATCCTGcttaaacaaagaatgaactcgcatagaccagatgaccagaatgatccgtcaattaacacttgggaaagcatccatttcattatcgTACACTGAATGTAAGAACAACCTCTTACTatcgatattgccaaataccacttttgctgtcaggtggatgtgctgtcaagcagcatttataaggattacatgaataatcattatacataataatacatcacagacgcttatcccagtgactttaaaaaccaacgtgcctgttggtccgaatgaccttttttctgctcatgcgcagagtggaactccgaactggcttatagaaggtatgctcttagcaacctccacgatgttcattcaagcttagcgccagcggtctacgcacaaccaatcagtaatcaggatgccatgcactgaccattgagatctctccctcgttgctaggggcaaagtctagctgcggcgctaaaccCAAGTCTTCGGACATGTTTCAAGGCCCAGAAAAActctgatttcttgcctttcctttaatCGCTGAGcttcgaaattttggcagatgatagacaaaacattagactacaaaattatgccaaaaacagaaatccgatagttttgaccaattttgatgatgtgacttcaaactcgtttttctccgctcagccgtcagcgactttaggatccttttcttgtagtgggtcacatatgTAAGTCAACCCTGGTGGATGGGATAGAATGTGGTAATGTTCGAGCTGATTTATACAAAATGACTTCACTATCGTCGGATGTTAATGAATGCATCAGTAGGTGATCAGTGTACATAGGCAATGTCTTGAAATCAGAGCATGGGATTgttctttcaaaatcaaaataatatcaggcaaattggcaacaataattacaattttgctagtTTGCAGAACAAAGAATTTAATTTCGTtgtaacaaacattttgttacTACTGTTTGCATTATtactggagtgcactgtattcaaCTTTGTTGTGTGTTTATTACACAACTCACACTTACATGTAGAGACCCTTTTTTGGCTGATGTTATCAGACCCTATGATGCACTAATACTGTAAATCATAGTtcaattatatatttcattggCACAGAGCTTTGAACCAAGAGACACTGAATGATGTTAAGTACACCAGTTTCCTGGTTATGAAGGAGATTGCTTCAAGCATTAATGTTTCCTCATCAATCatcaaaggaaaacaaaaatcacaaatttaattGTTGTTTTCATTCAGGTATTTGAAGCACATTGAAGAGCACCATCTATCAAGAGAAAATATGACTGATCTCCTGCAAGGAGCTGTGCATGCTACTTTGACAGGATTGCCCTTTTACTTCGGATTCAAATCGTCATGTCTTCCGCCAACACTCAGGACTAAAGCCTCAGTGACAACCCATGTGTCTCTCGCAGATGTGGGCGCCATTGACGAGAACTTAGTTGCACTTCAAATATTTCCTCCCTCGTGCAAATGGAATTTCCCAACAGTGATGCAGAGATTTGTACTTTCCGTTGCCAAGGCAGTTAGCCCATCTGGTGTTATGGGTGAAAAAGCCATGGGTATATGTGAGGGTGATGATGCTTGTCCCCTGCAGCTTTATCGCATGTCTAGTGACAGTAACAAACTTGTTGGGGATGCTGTCATGCAAGAACAGCAGATACATGTTGTAAGCAGACAAAGCTCTGTGGATGATGCTGCTGTTCTCACATCTCAGCAGAGTGTGAAAAGCCACAGTGGCATGTCACATGAGGACTCTTCCATTGCTGGGCTTTCCATCAGTCTAAGTGTGCCGAGTTTGCGGCTCAGCTGCGATAGAGTGTCACTTTTAGGGAGCTGGAGAGATTCAAGTCAACTGCATACAAATATTAGCACCATTTCAGAAAGTGGTTGCAAGTGCGAAAGTGATTCAGGTAATCAAATTATGATGCCAAGTATGGCAGTGGCTCGACAGTCAAAAAAGGACATCAACTCTGCAGGGAGAGAAGCATGGGATGAGGGAAGTGTGAAAGCTCCAGTTTACAACCATgatgaaagaatgaaagttaACTTACACAATACAGAAAACATTCCATCATGTGCAACAGATAGGGTAAGAGATGTCAGTAGGACGTTTTCTGAACACAAAGGTTTGCTTCATGGCACTCCCAGAGCCACCAGAGATGTTCCAAAATGTGTGAATGCTACAGTACAGTGTAGTGCTATTCATGGTCATAGGTCTGATGCTGTTCCTGCTAATGCTCATGATGGCTCCTTCGAGTATGACACCAACTACTGGCTTGAGGAGAGCAGTTTGGATCGATGGTCCTTCTGTGAGCACACAGTGGAAACATCAAAACATTTGCTCATGCAAAGTGATAACAACTTTACGAGCATGTCAAACAATCCTGCGGAAGAAGTATCCACGGCAAATTGGACCAAGTATGATTTCCCTGAGGATCTACCCTTCTCAGAAGATTTAGACCAGTTCTTACAAGATGTTGAAGAAGAATATGCTCTCACAAAGAAATTTGACCCTGAATCACTGAAAGACTCTTGTCCATGTAAACAATGTGATGCAACTGTAGAAAGGCAGGCTAAAAAGTGCAAGAAGTGTGTTGCAATGAAATGTCACAGACAAAATTTATCTGAAAGTGAGTCTTGTCAGGGGACAGTTGCTGGAGATTGTGTGGAAAATTCCAAAAGTCTTTCTAGGAAGGACTCAAGAAAAGATATCATTGCCAGAGTTCATGTTATGTCGGAACATCGGTTGCTTGCATCACATGACGGAACTAGAGGAGAATTCAGTCTTCAAGAGAGGGAATGCAGCACTGTGAACATGTGTGAACATTCCCCAAAGCGCAAGGACTATCCTTTAATATGTGGCATGAGGAACTGTTCACATGTAGCAGTAACTGAGAAGGAAGTCCACACAGTAGAAAAAGACagacttacatgtatgtcaccCATCACAGATCCTAGTGCTGCAGGAACAGCAAGCAATGCTTCAGAGAGAAGAGATGTTGTAAAAAGGACAGGTGGAGAAATGCCTCATCTTGCACAAAGTACCAAGGAACCAACTCTGTGCTCTCCCGGTGAAGTGAATGATTACACTGATGAAATAGGTGATCATGAGGATGATTTCAACTCATCTGGTTTTCCAGGTTGCAGCCAGAGTCCAGTACTATTTTCGCAGTCACAATCCCCCATTGCCTCATCACCTTTACCAAGACACTTCTCAGCCTCTGATCTTGTCAAAATTCCTGTATCAGGAGCTAGCAGCCTGCGGGAGACAAAACGTTTCGAAAGCCACGTTAGCGACACTCCAAGAACTTGCCGTGCCAACACCTCCCAAGAGCATTGCCTAAAAGTCCAGTCTAGTGTGCAACCATCCATAACGGGACAATGCCAAATGGAATCTTTTGAAAGAAATTGTCACatgcaaaataaagaaaataagaacaaaGAAGGTGATTGCTCATTTGGAGGAACCCCAAATTTGTTCTCCCAGGTTTTGTCAGTGGAAAACTCATCATGCAACTCACCTGTTCTACGGGGCAGATTATCCAAGCTGACCTGTAAGAAGAGGTCAATTCCACTCAGGGAGGTGTGTCTGCAGAAGGCCAGAGCCTGGAAAATGTCCAGCACTCCCCGCGAGAGGAAGATCAATGCATGTGAGAGAATGTTTGATAGTCCTTCAGTATGTGGCACTCCAGACTTGTTCTCAGATGGTGGTAGTCCAGTCAGGACAGATGGGTTTGATGAGTCCTTGGGAAAAGATGAAGTTTGTCTGGACAAATCTCTATTCACAGATGTTGAGGAGTGTTTTGAATGTACTCCAGATTTGTTCTGAGCATATGGAATGAAATGACATACTGTAGTAACACATATATAAAGGTCCAATCTGTAGTGAAAATCTTATACTGTAATACGTGTAATTAAAGCCACAACTCAATGGAATCTTTCAGTTATCAAATCAGTAATTGGTTAGTGATGAGGACACTAAATTACTGGTAGAACAGCACTTTTGTTGGCTATAACttgtttgaatttcatttcGCAAGTTTTAAGATCTGTCAGGCCAAAGAATAAGACTTGCATGCAACAGTGCCTAACTGTACTGTAGTCCTGGGTGGATCTGTTAGCTTTTCCACTTGCATTCATTGTAAAAGAAACAAGGAAGCTCTATGTAAAAGTTTCTGTGTCTGTTTCTGAGTgtaagaagaaggagaagaaacacTTTATGCATTGTAACTGCATTTGTGTCAAAAGACTAATTAGCAAGCAACTGGTGTTTCACGATGTACAAATCATTGTGAATGATGACCTAATTCTGACTCAAATTCGTAGATTTCACTGtgcatgtattttgatatcaaGTATTTGTAGTTGGCAGAAAGGAATGTGAGGGATGAgcaatttatttattctttcttcagaTCAGGTACATTTATTTTGCAATATATATGAGTAGCCAAAATTGTTAATAACTGAAGAacattgtacattttaattAAAGTTTcatataatcaaacatgaaaaggAATTTGTTACTTTAGGTACATTTACATCATAATTTGTAATTTCATCTCTCTGTATAATTTATACGCCAGTTCATTTTACATCACGTACACATTTCAGAAAATTATACCTGTATTTTTTTCAGTTGGCTATAACTTGTTTATTAAAGCAACACTTGACTAGGCACTTCACTTGTTTTTTTAAGCGACATAGGGCATAACCTTGCCTGACATACAACAGTTCAAAGAATTTATGTTCCAACTAacatgaacttgcatagactgGGACAGCGACCTGAATGACTTGCCAACGAACACTTGAGGACACATCCATATCATACATTGTTTTGCATCAAATGAATTGAACTTTTTCTATTgccaaagtatacatgtactaggaTTTGATAAGCACAGTGTTTTGCTCAGATGCATCTGCTGGCAAGGCTGACAAGCTTCCACTGTACAGTAGTAGTTTGACTGAACACTTAGCTAAAGAGATAGCTTCTAAAATCGTGATTATGATAAGGGTCTGTGCTCGAGTCAAATCCAGGAATTTAAGCCGCCTTGTGCAATATTAAGTTTCAAGTGTGTGTACCCGATTTGAAATGAGTCATCACATTAATACTCGTCAGGCAGGGCTAATTGATTCcatgcatgtactgtacgtCCACTGAGAGAATGACTCTACAGTCAACCCTGAAGTCGACCTCGCAAAAGTTGAATAATCGCCCAAGTCGAAGGTCTTCTCAAATCCTCCTCTCTTTATACaatggactcccattataaccaagtcctcaggactggcaattttcttttgttatattgacaTTTCAtcataactgaacaaataaacaataaagaacaaagagCAGATGATTTTGTGGCCTGAAGTTTTACCTCGTAAACAGAATTTCGctgtaaccgtgttcgttataacgggagtacactgtattctATTGATTCATATGCCTGTAAGtaaaattttctctaagtcgaagatatttcttcagtccaaatagattgaCTGTATATTGCATAGGGATATGAGAGGTcagtttatgaaataatgcagaAGGTGATGTGGCACACAGAGTGTTCCA is a window encoding:
- the LOC140235032 gene encoding uncharacterized protein, whose translation is MAAGRHLVLATVACVNPGDVTYPACTACYTKLVKISEPEFSKLQCARCGKVYTDHETTHRYRLGLSVVDRIVCREITVFGSCLDAVFGIDATSLSRYLKHIEEHHLSRENMTDLLQGAVHATLTGLPFYFGFKSSCLPPTLRTKASVTTHVSLADVGAIDENLVALQIFPPSCKWNFPTVMQRFVLSVAKAVSPSGVMGEKAMGICEGDDACPLQLYRMSSDSNKLVGDAVMQEQQIHVVSRQSSVDDAAVLTSQQSVKSHSGMSHEDSSIAGLSISLSVPSLRLSCDRVSLLGSWRDSSQLHTNISTISESGCKCESDSGNQIMMPSMAVARQSKKDINSAGREAWDEGSVKAPVYNHDERMKVNLHNTENIPSCATDRVRDVSRTFSEHKGLLHGTPRATRDVPKCVNATVQCSAIHGHRSDAVPANAHDGSFEYDTNYWLEESSLDRWSFCEHTVETSKHLLMQSDNNFTSMSNNPAEEVSTANWTKYDFPEDLPFSEDLDQFLQDVEEEYALTKKFDPESLKDSCPCKQCDATVERQAKKCKKCVAMKCHRQNLSESESCQGTVAGDCVENSKSLSRKDSRKDIIARVHVMSEHRLLASHDGTRGEFSLQERECSTVNMCEHSPKRKDYPLICGMRNCSHVAVTEKEVHTVEKDRLTCMSPITDPSAAGTASNASERRDVVKRTGGEMPHLAQSTKEPTLCSPGEVNDYTDEIGDHEDDFNSSGFPGCSQSPVLFSQSQSPIASSPLPRHFSASDLVKIPVSGASSLRETKRFESHVSDTPRTCRANTSQEHCLKVQSSVQPSITGQCQMESFERNCHMQNKENKNKEGDCSFGGTPNLFSQVLSVENSSCNSPVLRGRLSKLTCKKRSIPLREVCLQKARAWKMSSTPRERKINACERMFDSPSVCGTPDLFSDGGSPVRTDGFDESLGKDEVCLDKSLFTDVEECFECTPDLF